The Perognathus longimembris pacificus isolate PPM17 chromosome 3, ASM2315922v1, whole genome shotgun sequence nucleotide sequence AATAGTAATCTCACGAGATAAAGGTGATAAAGGCAAGAACAAGcaacacatgaaaagaaaaaaatttacaattttaacatttttttatctCATAGGTATTTCCAAATCCTCTGTAAGAACaaacttaaatatttttccaaacTCTAGTGGTAAAAGAAATGACCAGCAATAAAACAGACCTATAAAGGACTCAATTCCTTCTACAAATTGCTCCAAATCTGTCTGTGCTCAATAATTATCAATTATGACTGTAGTATGTGACTAAGCCAACACACTGTCTCCAAGATTCAGTCATGTCCTATGTAAAATGGGTATATTAATGTGGTAATAGCTACTTCACAGACAATAATGTTTCTAAGAAGATAATGCCATAACCTAGGCAAGTGGCAACCTTCATGAAATTATTTACTTCAAGTCTACAACAAATTCAAGTGTAGACACCACTTATGTTTTGGTGGGTTGACAAAGGTACTCAGGCAGAGTTCCTTTGCTGGCCTTACAAACATTCTATCCCTTCATTACAATAATTAGTAAATtatcatatgcacacacacatacacacacaaaacctacGAAGGGGTTGGGGATGTAGTTCAGCATAGAGCAGTTGCttagcatgcccaaggccctaggttttatcctcagcaccacagaaaacagAAACCACCCTTCTAAATAATTTTCCCCTAATTAATACTTATCTTAGTTACCATCTTTCTGGAAAATTTGTACTAATATCTTAAATTAGGACTCTAACCTTGCAGCTAAGAACCTAATTGTAAGTAGCATCCTGATTGTGTGGAACACTAAGTTCTGGAAAGCTCTGCCATGTTCCCACCaacaggaggaaaaggagaaagtcaTACCAGGAGCCTACAAATGGTTCATTAAGAAAATCATggcaggtttgaattcaggatgtCAGGTTTTCATTTCTGTATGAAATGTCTCTAAATTTAACATCTCTAACATAACTATTTCTTTATGAACTTTAGATTTTTATCTTTTGATTTAGAAAACATTAATAATCATAAATAATTATTAACACTATAATTACAGGTGTCAGGAAGATAAAGTGTTGAGCAACAATTATAAAAGTAGTACTGTTATGAAAACTACCTCCTAGtcttttaaagtataattttgtACAAGGATacaaaatatatatgattggcaACAAGATTTGAAATTGTGACTACTAGAAAACTAACTAAAAATATGAAGATTTTAACTTGTTTCAACTAATATGGtgtaatctttaaaaataaaaaccttaccAAAACATTTGGCCAttgttttttctaaaattaaaattccTTTACAATATACTCAGCTTTTCCAAAGTGAAACCCGTAAATATTCATATAGAACATAAATACTTCAGTTGGTTTAATGGAAGTTCAATCTCAAAAATTTCTAACTAATACTAAAATAGTTGAACATGTTGCAAGTTTATAATTCTTATGATATTTTGATCAAGGTTATTCAAAGACTGGCAAATCTGTGGAAAgaacattcctttaaaaaaaacaaggccTTAAGTCAACGAAGTCttaaagcaaaatacaaaatttCAGAACTTTTCCAGCCAGTCAGCTTCAAAGACAACGTGATCCAGCATGATTACCACATTATTTTCAATCGAAGTGAAAAATGCTGGTTTAATGAGGAATTGTAGACTGTGTATTGTTTTGGTAAGGGAAAAATCTCTTAACAACGAGAAATTTATCAGCAGAGCATCTTAGTCTCATGCCTAAATAAATTCAATCCTCCAAGACTTACTTTACTCTTTAAAATGGCTACCACCTTGACCGTCTacgcaaaagaaaaaaatgtacagcaTTATTATCAACAAAGATAAATCGAGTTATTTTGACagtgcctgccttcctttccctaaaaatactgttttaaggttgcctttccttttctattcaaTAAAGTAACCATTAAATTAAGTTTACAAGAGCTGATCAATTACAGGATGAGGGCAACCTAAAGTCCAGGTTAGGTCATCTTTCCTCCAGTGTCAGACTAGGAAAAGTAGGTAACATTATCTTCCGTGGGGTAAGATCAAACACAGTAGAACAAAAAAAGGACTGTCTAGTAAAGGAGAACAAATGTGGGAACCACAACTCTCCAAGAGATGATCATAAGGATTTTAGTATCTCCACAGAGTAGATTAACTATTATGTGAGTTAGTAAAGTAGATGCTTCTTTTCATACTTAATcttctaaaaataatttataaataatgtaAACTACTTGGTTTCCCTATGCCTATGGCAATGTGAACATATTCCCCATAACTATTCTCACAAATAATTTATAGCATTTTCTATTCAATCTGCAGTCATTCCATAACACTCTTGCTCAAAACTTACCGCAAATATGAATTTTcacatacaaaaatgaaaacatatgctTTTGTGCATATTTTGTCCATATAGTGCTACTAAATAAATATCCAATCTGTTAACATCTGCAGAAATATGGTATCATCTTACCTCTCATCCTCTCCATCCAACAAGGGTGTCGTCAGCGGTAGCACCTTCAACGGGAAAAGAGAAGCAGAGGCTGCTAGGCTGCTGCTACTCCCATCTGAAACTGCTGACATTCCCCCACTGTCACCACTGATAGTCTGAGGTAAGCCGACTAAGGAGGACTCCGCTGGGCGTCTGGCATCTTCAATTTGGCTTCCAATTGCCTGAGCTAATGATTGTGCAGAGAACTGAGTAGAACTTAGTGGGATCTGTTGTGCCAAAGGCAAATTTATGTTAGCAGCTATTAAGGGAGACTGACTAACACTTTGAACCAAATTACCATTTTGGGTGGCAGAGGGTTGTGCTATATTCTGTGGTGGAACCAAGTTTGTTGGGGCAGAAGGCATTCCAGAAGGACCGGTTGAACTAACCTGATTTGTAACAGAAATACTACTAGCAGAGGGCAAAGGACTAACTGTGGGCAACTGCTGCGAAACAACTCCTTGAGCTAGGGGCTCTACTCCCTGTGGCTGAGGAGGTACAGTTAACAAGGTACTCTGGGGTGCAATAACCAATTGTTGAGGAAGGCTTGAAGCGCTAGTTTGAACTCCCTGATGAAGAATTGCAGTTTGAGCAGGTGGAACTACTTGTGAAGATGGAGGAGCACCTTGCTGAATAACTGAAGGTGTAACTTGGGGAGAGGGCTGCTGAACTGCAGTAGGTATGTTTGCTTGTTGACCAATATTTGCCATTTGACCACCAGTAGGTATAACCGAGACTGCTGTTTGAGCTTGGCCAACAGGCTGGCCAGATGCCCCTGCAGGTTGTGCTTGGACTGCGGTGGGCTGCACTGGAAGCTGGATGCCCTGTGGCTGAGCCACAGGAATCACTGCTGTTCCTGTTCCCACTCCTGCAGAACTAGACTGGCCAGAGGACATTGCTGTTTGAAGAATTGGCTGTTGTACATACTCTGGAGGATTTTGAGTCACAGACTGACCATGGCCTGGGGCCATTTGAGTAGAAACCATTGGTTGCTGTTGTCCATATTGTAACTGCTGGGGCGATGCCCCTGGAAGAGGAGTTTGCACTGGAGGAGCCGCCTGAGAATATGGCAGTTGGGGTTGAGCCAAACTGGAAATGGAAGGCTGCTGACCTACAGCTGAAGTTATGCCAACCACATTTATAGGCGATGGCTGGATACCAGTTGCAGCATTGATAGTGGCTTGCAGAGGTACTGGTTGAAGACCTTGCTTTTGCTGATAGCTCAGTTCTTGAGACTGTAATTGTACTTGTGACATCTGGGACTGAGAAATACTCTGTGGTATGCTAACTGCTGAAATACTCTGAGGGCCAGGGCTACTGAAATCCATCTGTTGGAGGGCCACACCTTGAAgacctggctgctgctgctgctgctgctgctgctgctgctgctgctgctgctgttgctgctgcacTACCACAGTAGGGGCTCCCATCTCTCCACTTCCCACACTCTCTGTGTAGTGACTCAGTGTGCTGACACTACTGCTCACTGAACTCCCACTAGTGCTCTCCCTCTCAGAAGTCACTTCTGTTGGGTTTTGTTTAACAGTTTCCACCACTTTATTTATCACCATGCCTTCTGTAGCAGgtacagcattttctttttcatagaaCTCAGTGCAAGTCCATCTACCTTTCTTAAAGGGTTCAGAAGTAGAATCTAACTTCACAACTCTGAACCTTGATGTATTAACTGTTGGTTGTTGCTGCTGACTTGAAACCAATCCCACACTCATCCCTGCAGTTACATTAGGGACAGTGTTAGCAACGGTTGAGGAAGAAACAGTACCATTGCCCATGCCACTCAAGATACTCACATTACCACCACTGGTAACAGGCCCAACACTTACACCAGCAGCACTAGGAATATTGCTTGTATTCATATTAGTATTACCAAGCATGCCGCTTGTCACATTAGGACCGAAACTACCCACAGGAGCAGTACTAACATTATTCACTGTATTAGTGCCAGTAACAGAATTTATACCTATACCACCTGGAGTACTTGGAGCACGAATGTTCGTCATTACAGACGCAGGTGAGCCACTCGATACAGCAGAAGTTGGTGCAAGTGGCATCCCACCACCTTCAGAACTTCCAGTTGTAGAAAGTTTTCTGGACACTGGGCTTGAGGGTGGCCCTCCAGGAATGGATGCACTGGCCACAGCAGCATGAGATGGATGGTGGTGCCCGTGGTGAAGGTGGTGCCCATGGTGaatgtgatggtggtgatggaggtggtggggATGAGCATTCCCATTGATCACAACGTTCTGTGGTGAAAGGTGAGGCAaatgaggctgaggcaggtgggGCTGGTTGGGAGACACTGCCCCAggtgtctcagcttcctggaagTTATTCAAGGTCTCTTCTGAGGAGCTCCGTTCGGGCTCCCCTAAGTCTGTAGCCCTGGAAAGTGACACATCAAGGATCTCAGAAGAAGACAGATCTTCCGTGTGAGATTCATCCAGATCATCATAGCTCTCCGTGTCCTCCGCTATACTGTTGTTAGAACTGATACTGGCAGAGATCTGGGCCGGAGTCACGCTAGTTATCTGGAagccacttttctttttcatctgggtTCCGCCTGGCACAAGAGGCTGTGCCTGCAGCTGAGCCTGCGAGAGGAGGTTCAGGCTTTGTGGAGGCGGAGGCTGTGGTCCCGACGTGGAAGATGCTGCAGGAGGCGGCGGCTGGAGCAGAGACGGAGGCGGAAAATCCTCCGAAGATGAGGCCGCGCCACCGACGCCGgtacctgctgctgctgctgctgctgctgcattgAGAGCGGAGGCGCTGCCACCACCGCTGCCCCTTCGAGGGAACATCGCCGGGTGCGCCATCTTCCTAGCACTCAAGTCTGCGGCGGCGGCCGCCGCGGCGGCGGTGGACTCGGGCGGCTGGTGCATTGTGTGGACGGCCTGGGGGGGCGTCGGAGGCGAGCGCGATTTCCTTCTGCACCGTAATCTTTGTATTGGAGACGCCCGGGAGGAAAACGGGACCTGACGCTCCGCCCGGCGCGaggcctcctccttctcctcctcctcctcctcaatccaAGGCGCCGGCCGCTCCGGCCTCCGAGGGCGAGCTTCGGGGAAGGGAGGATGAACGAGGGTGAACCGGGGCGGCCGGGGACCCGAAGGGgaagcccccaccccctccccgccccttcaGGCCTTCGCCATTCACTTTCCCCTCTAGTCACACACCCCCCTTTATATTCCGCTTCACGTGGGgtgcggggcggcggggagggggagggggagggagggagggaaggaggaagagaggggaggggaggaggggaaaagcgAGAAATGCCCACCTTCTGCGGCCAACTCCGGAGCCGCctcagccccctcctcctcctcccgccgccgccaccgGCGGCCGCTGCAAAGCCCTCCCGGTCGCCCTGCACGCAGGCAGCCCGCGGCTCCGAGTCGCCGGGCCCTCGCCACTCTCTGGCGCCGCGGCCGCCGGCGAGCCCCGAGCCTCGGGGTCGCTCAGACCTCCCCggccggccccgctccgccctccccCCAGCGCCCTTTCAAACCCCCTGGGCTCGCGGCGGCTGCTCCGGGAGGAAACGCTGGCCGCGGCCGGGACCGGGGCGGTGCGGCTGCGAGCGGGGCGGCGGCGGTGGGGCGCCCGGTACGGTGAGCCCAGCAAcgaggcgcgggcgggcgcgCAGAGACGCCGGGTCCTCGCGGAACACggccggggcgcggcggcggcggcggcggcggtggtggtggcAGCAGCGGGAGCCCAGGGACCGCTCCATCACTGGCAGCCATGGAGCCCGAGCATTTTCCTCCCTCGGGGCAGGCGCTCGGCTCAGCTCACGTCCTCGGGGAGGAAGGGGCTGGCGCCCGGGCTCCCCGGAGGGCTGTGGGGCGTGCGCGGGAGCGGAGGGGGGCCGAGCCTCGCGTCTTCCTCGGCGGCCGACGGGTCCTCAGACCGCTGCTCCCGCAACCGGGCGGGCGGCCGGCGGCCGGCGGCGGCTCCTTCCTCAGCGGCGCTGGCGACCGGACGGGCTGGTGCGGCGTCTGCAGCCGACGCCGTTCAAAGGAACGAGAGGTGGGGTGGGTCGGTGCCGGCGCTCGGGGCGGGGGAGTGGGTGGGTgccgggggcgggcggcgggcggggagggggttgTGGTGGTTGTTACTAGCGCTCTCCTCAGGCTCCACCGTATCCCACCCGTCTCTCGCGGCAGCGGGAGAGGAGGGACCAGCGCCCGAGCGCAGAAGGAGGAGGGGCGACCGCCGGCCTGagaaggcggcggcggcggcggcggcagcggcggaggagggggggagggggcggtggcgGAGACAAGGGAAGATGGCGTCTGCGCATGCGCCCCGGCGCCGCAGACATAAAGCCGGGTCTGGCTGGGGAAGGCGGCGGCGGGTCTTCGGACTTTGCCGAGCCGCTGGCTTTCTCCACGGAGATTGCCGAAGGCGCGCGGAGACGCTGACGCCgggggcggtgggggtggggcctcTCTCTAGGAGAGCGAATCCGGGTCGCTAGaaaggggatgggtgggggggtgAAAGGGCGGTGGGTTTCTGCcggatgggggcggggagggcgcgggaGCGCGCCGTGCGCGCGCGCTAGGTGTGTCCGCTCTTCTTCGCCCCCTCCCCGGCGGGGCGGGGTCGGGCGAGGCGGCGCGGGCCCGAGCTGGGTGCGGCGGGCAGGGGCTGCGCGCGGGGTCTCGCGTGCGCGCGCCCCGGGTggtgttccccaccccccccgcaccgcaccgcaccgcaccccaccccacccctgcggaATGGATAATGAGGCTTTTCTCCGCAGCACCGGCGTCACGAGTTTCAATTCCCAGGAGCCCGCTGCCACGACATGAGTCAGGCTTTCTTCCCCGGCGCGTGGCggagccttcctcctcctcctccatgccgCACCTGGGGCTCGCCCCGGGCCCGCACCGCCCCTCGGTTTTTtcggtttttttctttttgtggggttgccccagcccctggagctaGCTGGGGGTTCCGTGCAACGCCCGGCGGCTCCCGCGATAGGTGTAGCCTTTTGTGCAGTGCGGTGGCGGCTGCCATGCGGTCAGCGCCCTTCGACGGGCCGGGGCGAGGCCGCCGCGCGGGGGCTGCAGCGGGTTCGCGGGGCTCCGTCAGgcccccccccctcacacacacacacacactcgggtgGGCTTCCCGCGGTTCCCGCTGGAGAGGTGGGGAGGCCGCCTCCGCCCTCCCCGCAGGCCGCTGACCTCAACAGGTGGAGTGGATCGCTGGCCTTGCCTTGTAGCtaagccggggctgggggggcggggggggaggggattgtgCGCGCGTGCGGGTGGTTTCTGGTAACCATGCCGTGACTCCCGTGTTTAACCTTGGCTGTGGCAAGGTGGCATGGTCTTGATGCCAAGACACGTGAAGTAAATGAAGAATGCCTTTATGGGACCAGAGAAGCAAAGGTGTCATCTGAAattagtttggaaaaaaaaaaatcaaacatcagtactacaacacacacacacacacttaaggtTTTGATCATAGTTCTACGGAAATAATGTTGTTTGATTGAAGACACTTTTCAGAAAGGCATTGCGTGTCCTAGCTCTAAACAGCCGCTACTACTACTGCCCGGGAATGGATGTGTTTGTAACCGAGGGAATTTTACAACGCGACtaattaaactgaaaaaaaaaaaaaaacccaccgaGATGTTTTTAGGTTGTTGGGAGACTACAAGAGTTTACTCTGATTTATGAGATCTCTAGTCCTTTTTCATAAGGTTATTAAACACAAAACAAGCTATTTGTAGAGCTTTAAGACGTTAGCTGTCCATTCAGTGTATTACTTTTAGTTTTTTCCCACCATTTCGTGTCACTCCATGCTTCATAAAGTTAAGAATGTCAGCACTCATATTTATGAATAGAAATGTCCCATAACTCCTTTATCTATTCTCTATTAAAACTCCGATATGTACTGCTTTATGTGTGctctcaacaaaatgaaagacaaGATGACAATTTATCGTACTGCTatgttgttaaaaaataaaatggccaggcgccggtggctcacgcctgtaatcctagctactccaaaggctgagttctgaggatcaccattcaaagcaagCCAGAGCGTTTAactgcaattaaccactccagtggtgctgtggttcaaatggtagagtgcttgccttgcttgagcttaagaaactcagggacagggaccaggccca carries:
- the Tsc22d1 gene encoding TSC22 domain family protein 1 isoform X4, producing the protein MAASDGAVPGLPLLPPPPPPPPPPRPGRVPRGPGVSARPPAPRCWAHRTGRPTAAAPLAAAPPRSRPRPAFPPGAAAASPGARPRRPERPAPWIEEEEEEKEEASRRAERQVPFSSRASPIQRLRCRRKSRSPPTPPQAVHTMHQPPESTAAAAAAAADLSARKMAHPAMFPRRGSGGGSASALNAAAAAAAAGTGVGGAASSSEDFPPPSLLQPPPPAASSTSGPQPPPPQSLNLLSQAQLQAQPLVPGGTQMKKKSGFQITSVTPAQISASISSNNSIAEDTESYDDLDESHTEDLSSSEILDVSLSRATDLGEPERSSSEETLNNFQEAETPGAVSPNQPHLPQPHLPHLSPQNVVINGNAHPHHLHHHHHIHHGHHLHHGHHHPSHAAVASASIPGGPPSSPVSRKLSTTGSSEGGGMPLAPTSAVSSGSPASVMTNIRAPSTPGGIGINSVTGTNTVNNVSTAPVGSFGPNVTSGMLGNTNMNTSNIPSAAGVSVGPVTSGGNVSILSGMGNGTVSSSTVANTVPNVTAGMSVGLVSSQQQQPTVNTSRFRVVKLDSTSEPFKKGRWTCTEFYEKENAVPATEGMVINKVVETVKQNPTEVTSERESTSGSSVSSSVSTLSHYTESVGSGEMGAPTVVVQQQQQQQQQQQQQQQQQQPGLQGVALQQMDFSSPGPQSISAVSIPQSISQSQMSQVQLQSQELSYQQKQGLQPVPLQATINAATGIQPSPINVVGITSAVGQQPSISSLAQPQLPYSQAAPPVQTPLPGASPQQLQYGQQQPMVSTQMAPGHGQSVTQNPPEYVQQPILQTAMSSGQSSSAGVGTGTAVIPVAQPQGIQLPVQPTAVQAQPAGASGQPVGQAQTAVSVIPTGGQMANIGQQANIPTAVQQPSPQVTPSVIQQGAPPSSQVVPPAQTAILHQGVQTSASSLPQQLVIAPQSTLLTVPPQPQGVEPLAQGVVSQQLPTVSPLPSASSISVTNQVSSTGPSGMPSAPTNLVPPQNIAQPSATQNGNLVQSVSQSPLIAANINLPLAQQIPLSSTQFSAQSLAQAIGSQIEDARRPAESSLVGLPQTISGDSGGMSAVSDGSSSSLAASASLFPLKVLPLTTPLLDGEDESSLFQCFSPTRGARSDPRTTDTAKTTESF
- the Tsc22d1 gene encoding TSC22 domain family protein 1 isoform X2, yielding MHQPPESTAAAAAAAADLSARKMAHPAMFPRRGSGGGSASALNAAAAAAAAGTGVGGAASSSEDFPPPSLLQPPPPAASSTSGPQPPPPQSLNLLSQAQLQAQPLVPGGTQMKKKSGFQITSVTPAQISASISSNNSIAEDTESYDDLDESHTEDLSSSEILDVSLSRATDLGEPERSSSEETLNNFQEAETPGAVSPNQPHLPQPHLPHLSPQNVVINGNAHPHHLHHHHHIHHGHHLHHGHHHPSHAAVASASIPGGPPSSPVSRKLSTTGSSEGGGMPLAPTSAVSSGSPASVMTNIRAPSTPGGIGINSVTGTNTVNNVSTAPVGSFGPNVTSGMLGNTNMNTSNIPSAAGVSVGPVTSGGNVSILSGMGNGTVSSSTVANTVPNVTAGMSVGLVSSQQQQPTVNTSRFRVVKLDSTSEPFKKGRWTCTEFYEKENAVPATEGMVINKVVETVKQNPTEVTSERESTSGSSVSSSVSTLSHYTESVGSGEMGAPTVVVQQQQQQQQQQQQQQQQQQPGLQGVALQQMDFSSPGPQSISAVSIPQSISQSQMSQVQLQSQELSYQQKQGLQPVPLQATINAATGIQPSPINVVGITSAVGQQPSISSLAQPQLPYSQAAPPVQTPLPGASPQQLQYGQQQPMVSTQMAPGHGQSVTQNPPEYVQQPILQTAMSSGQSSSAGVGTGTAVIPVAQPQGIQLPVQPTAVQAQPAGASGQPVGQAQTAVSVIPTGGQMANIGQQANIPTAVQQPSPQVTPSVIQQGAPPSSQVVPPAQTAILHQGVQTSASSLPQQLVIAPQSTLLTVPPQPQGVEPLAQGVVSQQLPTVSPLPSASSISVTNQVSSTGPSGMPSAPTNLVPPQNIAQPSATQNGNLVQSVSQSPLIAANINLPLAQQIPLSSTQFSAQSLAQAIGSQIEDARRPAESSLVGLPQTISGDSGGMSAVSDGSSSSLAASASLFPLKVLPLTTPLLDGEDESSSGASVVAIDNKIEQAMDLVKSHLMYAVREEVEVLKEQIKELIEKNSQLEQENNLLKTLASPEQLAQFQAQLQTGSPPATTQPQGTTQPPAQPASQGSGPTA
- the Tsc22d1 gene encoding TSC22 domain family protein 1 isoform X5, which encodes MHQPPESTAAAAAAAADLSARKMAHPAMFPRRGSGGGSASALNAAAAAAAAGTGVGGAASSSEDFPPPSLLQPPPPAASSTSGPQPPPPQSLNLLSQAQLQAQPLVPGGTQMKKKSGFQITSVTPAQISASISSNNSIAEDTESYDDLDESHTEDLSSSEILDVSLSRATDLGEPERSSSEETLNNFQEAETPGAVSPNQPHLPQPHLPHLSPQNVVINGNAHPHHLHHHHHIHHGHHLHHGHHHPSHAAVASASIPGGPPSSPVSRKLSTTGSSEGGGMPLAPTSAVSSGSPASVMTNIRAPSTPGGIGINSVTGTNTVNNVSTAPVGSFGPNVTSGMLGNTNMNTSNIPSAAGVSVGPVTSGGNVSILSGMGNGTVSSSTVANTVPNVTAGMSVGLVSSQQQQPTVNTSRFRVVKLDSTSEPFKKGRWTCTEFYEKENAVPATEGMVINKVVETVKQNPTEVTSERESTSGSSVSSSVSTLSHYTESVGSGEMGAPTVVVQQQQQQQQQQQQQQQQQQPGLQGVALQQMDFSSPGPQSISAVSIPQSISQSQMSQVQLQSQELSYQQKQGLQPVPLQATINAATGIQPSPINVVGITSAVGQQPSISSLAQPQLPYSQAAPPVQTPLPGASPQQLQYGQQQPMVSTQMAPGHGQSVTQNPPEYVQQPILQTAMSSGQSSSAGVGTGTAVIPVAQPQGIQLPVQPTAVQAQPAGASGQPVGQAQTAVSVIPTGGQMANIGQQANIPTAVQQPSPQVTPSVIQQGAPPSSQVVPPAQTAILHQGVQTSASSLPQQLVIAPQSTLLTVPPQPQGVEPLAQGVVSQQLPTVSPLPSASSISVTNQVSSTGPSGMPSAPTNLVPPQNIAQPSATQNGNLVQSVSQSPLIAANINLPLAQQIPLSSTQFSAQSLAQAIGSQIEDARRPAESSLVGLPQTISGDSGGMSAVSDGSSSSLAASASLFPLKVLPLTTPLLDGEDESFGYNKNLAARASAKALTLIGCYLLREQESTILVPLTALYFSASLLPEVQGVILEPQIQPRLRRAFDVRGPLSPLNPWRQNIQLLERVGKDNKQVGAFHYLLGFISRLECPCIAHFNLLVNSLGSYMNQVGLQSVCFSECQLVPIQKKKRKIYLIFSPDN
- the Tsc22d1 gene encoding TSC22 domain family protein 1 isoform X1, with product MAASDGAVPGLPLLPPPPPPPPPPRPGRVPRGPGVSARPPAPRCWAHRTGRPTAAAPLAAAPPRSRPRPAFPPGAAAASPGARPRRPERPAPWIEEEEEEKEEASRRAERQVPFSSRASPIQRLRCRRKSRSPPTPPQAVHTMHQPPESTAAAAAAAADLSARKMAHPAMFPRRGSGGGSASALNAAAAAAAAGTGVGGAASSSEDFPPPSLLQPPPPAASSTSGPQPPPPQSLNLLSQAQLQAQPLVPGGTQMKKKSGFQITSVTPAQISASISSNNSIAEDTESYDDLDESHTEDLSSSEILDVSLSRATDLGEPERSSSEETLNNFQEAETPGAVSPNQPHLPQPHLPHLSPQNVVINGNAHPHHLHHHHHIHHGHHLHHGHHHPSHAAVASASIPGGPPSSPVSRKLSTTGSSEGGGMPLAPTSAVSSGSPASVMTNIRAPSTPGGIGINSVTGTNTVNNVSTAPVGSFGPNVTSGMLGNTNMNTSNIPSAAGVSVGPVTSGGNVSILSGMGNGTVSSSTVANTVPNVTAGMSVGLVSSQQQQPTVNTSRFRVVKLDSTSEPFKKGRWTCTEFYEKENAVPATEGMVINKVVETVKQNPTEVTSERESTSGSSVSSSVSTLSHYTESVGSGEMGAPTVVVQQQQQQQQQQQQQQQQQQPGLQGVALQQMDFSSPGPQSISAVSIPQSISQSQMSQVQLQSQELSYQQKQGLQPVPLQATINAATGIQPSPINVVGITSAVGQQPSISSLAQPQLPYSQAAPPVQTPLPGASPQQLQYGQQQPMVSTQMAPGHGQSVTQNPPEYVQQPILQTAMSSGQSSSAGVGTGTAVIPVAQPQGIQLPVQPTAVQAQPAGASGQPVGQAQTAVSVIPTGGQMANIGQQANIPTAVQQPSPQVTPSVIQQGAPPSSQVVPPAQTAILHQGVQTSASSLPQQLVIAPQSTLLTVPPQPQGVEPLAQGVVSQQLPTVSPLPSASSISVTNQVSSTGPSGMPSAPTNLVPPQNIAQPSATQNGNLVQSVSQSPLIAANINLPLAQQIPLSSTQFSAQSLAQAIGSQIEDARRPAESSLVGLPQTISGDSGGMSAVSDGSSSSLAASASLFPLKVLPLTTPLLDGEDESFGYNKNLAARASAKALTLIGCYLLREQESTILVPLTALYFSASLLPEVQGVILEPQIQPRLRRAFDVRGPLSPLNPWRQNIQLLERVGKDNKQVGAFHYLLGFISRLECPCIAHFNLLVNSLGSYMNQVGLQSVCFSECQLVPIQKKKRKIYLIFSPDN
- the Tsc22d1 gene encoding TSC22 domain family protein 1 isoform X3: MAASDGAVPGLPLLPPPPPPPPPPRPGRVPRGPGVSARPPAPRCWAHRTGRPTAAAPLAAAPPRSRPRPAFPPGAAAASPGARPRRPERPAPWIEEEEEEKEEASRRAERQVPFSSRASPIQRLRCRRKSRSPPTPPQAVHTMHQPPESTAAAAAAAADLSARKMAHPAMFPRRGSGGGSASALNAAAAAAAAGTGVGGAASSSEDFPPPSLLQPPPPAASSTSGPQPPPPQSLNLLSQAQLQAQPLVPGGTQMKKKSGFQITSVTPAQISASISSNNSIAEDTESYDDLDESHTEDLSSSEILDVSLSRATDLGEPERSSSEETLNNFQEAETPGAVSPNQPHLPQPHLPHLSPQNVVINGNAHPHHLHHHHHIHHGHHLHHGHHHPSHAAVASASIPGGPPSSPVSRKLSTTGSSEGGGMPLAPTSAVSSGSPASVMTNIRAPSTPGGIGINSVTGTNTVNNVSTAPVGSFGPNVTSGMLGNTNMNTSNIPSAAGVSVGPVTSGGNVSILSGMGNGTVSSSTVANTVPNVTAGMSVGLVSSQQQQPTVNTSRFRVVKLDSTSEPFKKGRWTCTEFYEKENAVPATEGMVINKVVETVKQNPTEVTSERESTSGSSVSSSVSTLSHYTESVGSGEMGAPTVVVQQQQQQQQQQQQQQQQQQPGLQGVALQQMDFSSPGPQSISAVSIPQSISQSQMSQVQLQSQELSYQQKQGLQPVPLQATINAATGIQPSPINVVGITSAVGQQPSISSLAQPQLPYSQAAPPVQTPLPGASPQQLQYGQQQPMVSTQMAPGHGQSVTQNPPEYVQQPILQTAMSSGQSSSAGVGTGTAVIPVAQPQGIQLPVQPTAVQAQPAGASGQPVGQAQTAVSVIPTGGQMANIGQQANIPTAVQQPSPQVTPSVIQQGAPPSSQVVPPAQTAILHQGVQTSASSLPQQLVIAPQSTLLTVPPQPQGVEPLAQGVVSQQLPTVSPLPSASSISVTNQVSSTGPSGMPSAPTNLVPPQNIAQPSATQNGNLVQSVSQSPLIAANINLPLAQQIPLSSTQFSAQSLAQAIGSQIEDARRPAESSLVGLPQTISGDSGGMSAVSDGSSSSLAASASLFPLKVLPLTTPLLDGEDESFGYNKNLAARASAKALTLIGCYLLREQESTILVPLTALYFSASLLPEVQGVILEPQIQPRLRRAFDVRGPLSPLNPWRQNIQLLERVGKDNKQISFNW